The window ATCGTTTCCTGATGCTCTTTCATTATGTACAATGCACAAACAATTACAGCTGATTCGTTGCAAGGTTTGCAGGGATCAAGCAAAGCTGGGGTTTTGGGAGATGTCACTGTTAACCTGGCAGACTATGCTGCGGTGTTCAATGCTGCCTCGGTTTCTCTCCCTCTCAAGGCATCAAACACAGGAACAATCTTGCATGTGAGGAGTCCCACTTTCTAAGTTGCTTGATAGGCATTGATCTCATGTGTCATCTGATACTGAGGATCAATAGAATTCACAAGTTCCTAGATGAAATATGTTCTTGTACTGTCATGCTTTCTGGATTTTCCTTTCTTCTATCGTGTTCATTAATCCTCTAACAAAGCTGAAATGGTTCAGATCATTCATGTGTCCCAAGAATCACAAGTTTTTGGATGtttactctacaatcctaactatTCGGTTTTTGTTTGAAATGACAGATTACCATTCAGAGAATCCAGGGTGATGGTAAGGCAAGGTAACTTAAGGGGACTAGTACTTATATTGGAATAAATTGCATGACTGAAGGTAGATTTGCTAATCATTCAGTTCTCTCCAACTGTTCCCTCAGAGAAGGTAATGAAGATGGAGAAGCGATGATTAAGCGACAAACAAGAGCATCACAGAGCGAGTTAAAGCTGTGTGATTTTAAGGAAGGTGTCAAAGCTCCCAATGACATGGACTGCTTCAGCTTTATGAgtgtaaggaaaaaaaattaaaataattcttataattcttttcctcAAATCCTACCAGCAATCCACCAGCTGACATATTTGATGCTTATTTTCACATGTTTAATAGAGTGGCTAATGCATTTTTCATCTATCTGAAGATGCTATGGAATTTATGCTGTCTAAGGAGGAAAAAATAATTagtgtatctatttgtgaaaatcCTTGTCAAAAAAGACGAAAAAGCTTCAAGTAGGACACTAAACACAATCGATCAAGAGTTAAGCCTAAGAGAATGCCCTATGTGGAAAATCTTGTATCGTACTTCTAGATTAcctatgattaatgaacttttccTCTAATATCGTTCTTCAGGATGGTTCATATGTTAACACTCAGTCACAAGTCAAGTTCCCATCAAGCAGAGACATTCCTATCCGTGTTGATTCCCATGGAAGCCTCCAAAAATCTCACAGCTTTGATACTATATCAGCATCAGATTCAGATACCAGTTCAGGAATATATGCAACAAGAGATAATTGGATCAAGCATAACAATACTCAAAGCGATCCTACTAGCTTCTTCTCACCTCTTATCAGTAGTGACACTCCTAAAAGGCTGATTACCAGTTCAGGTGACTGGTCTCGCACTTCAGCTCCTGATGGAAATGCAGATGCATCAACAAGAAGTTCAGGTGATGTTGTATTAAATGAAACATCATGTGATTCAGAGGACAGCCTTAAGAAATTAAGATATGATATTGTTATGTTGACAAGGAAGGTAGAACTGTCTGATCTGGAACTGCAGATTCTTCGAAAGCAAATTATTAAGGAGTGCAAGCGAGGAGAAGATCTTTCAAGGGAATTAAGTAGCCTAAAAGAGGAGAGAGACGCACTTAAAAGAGAATGTGAATCACTGAAGCTCTCAGAAAAGCCAATAAAATTTGAGCGAAATATTCCTACTGGCTCACAGCATGATGGAGATGATCTTCATTCATTACTTGAGAAAACAAAACAAGAATTAGATCATGAGAAAAATCTTAATGTACATCTTCGTTTGCAACTAAAAATGATGCAAGGATCTGAGTTGATACTTGCTGTAAAAGATCTTGATACACTGTTGGAGCAGAGAAATAGGGAGCCACTTTGTATGAAATGTAGCAAAATGTATCTCAAAACAGAAACCGGTGATGAACTAGAGGCCATGAAATTGGGAAATGGACTTCCACAACTAAAGAAATATGAATGTGAGCAGAAGTTGCATAAAAAAGTTGCCCAAAATGACAATGAAGAACAATATGCATTGGATGAACTAGTCAATATACATGATGATATGAAGGTTGCGTACTCACTCGAGAACAAAATCGTTGATCTTAATAATGAAGTAGAGTTTTACATGAAGGACCATGAAGATCTAGAAATGCAAATGGAACAGCTTGCTTTGGACTATGAAATTTTGAAACAGGAAAACCATGACATCACGACAAAACTAGAGCAAATTCAACTGCGAGAACAACTCAGGATGCAATATGAGTGTTCAACACATGTAGCCATTATCAGTGACCTTGAATCTCATGTTGAATGCCTGGAGAAAGAACTTCACAAACAGGCTGAATCATTTGGAGCAGATATAGCAACCATCACAGATGCTAAAGTTGAGCAAGAGAAAAGGGCCATACTGGCAGAAGAGGCATTAAGAGAAGCAAAATGGAGCAATTCTAAAATTGTTACGCGGCTTCAGGAGGAATTTAGAAGTCTTTCTGCACATATGTCATCCACATTTCAAGCAAATGAGAAGATAGTCAAGCATGTACTAAAAGAAACTGCAGAGTTGCGATCAGAAAAAAGCAACCTGGAAGATCTATTGGAGAAAACTAAAAAGGATTTGGTATCAGTGCAAGAACAATTCCGCATGAAATTCAAGCAATTAGTAGACTTATTATATTTCAAATCAAAGGAGGCAGATAGGCTACTTCTGGAACTCAAAGATACTCAAAGGGAGCTTGAGAATTATAAGATGTCTGGGGTAGCAAACCAAAAGAACTTCGTAGAAGAAATACAACTCAAATCTGAGATGGAAAAGGTCAAATTGGAGAAATCTCTTCTCTCTGAGCAgaacaaagagaaagaagaattGTTAGTCGAGATGGACCTATCAAGGACAGCAACTGAAGTCAGTGAGATATCACTGCAAGACAAAAACTTGGAAATAGATATGCTTAAGAAAGAAATAGCAGTATTAAGGAAAGAAGGAAACATATCATTGGAAGAGACGAATGAGTTGAGAAATATAAAAGATGAAAAAGATACAACTATTTCGGTGCTGAAATCTGAGGTAGCAAACCCTGGAGTGCAGTACAGTAACTTGAAGCATACCTTATACAAAAACGAGTTAGAAAAACAGGACCTGAGGAGATCATTTTCCAACTTGAAGGGTGGTCTTCTAGAGGAGCAACTGACTACCAGCTCAGATGAAAAAAATGGTGACAACCACACAGCTTCAATTTCAAATGTAAGGAAGCCAACACGATATTAGATTTAGTTTGGAAAGTCATGATTCCAAAAGAGTTCAAAACTAACATATCATCCCACACAGAACAAAGGCCAACCTCAGTAGCAGATAGGCAAACAGATGCAGGCATAACAAAATGCAGAAAGGGTCAGCATTTACAGTAGCAAACACATAGTTCCATGCAAGTGCATATCTATGGCCATTAAAACAACAAAAATGCACAAGCTCgacaataaatttgcatcaacATAGTTGCTTTTTACAATTTCTTTTAGATATCATGGATTGATTTGTATTCAAAGTTTCCTGATGTGTTTGCATCAATGACAAATTAGTTGATCCATCAATAAATGACTTCGAAGAGGATACAAGCAATGCAATTGAAAAAAAATCCAAGAACCATACTGgaatttgataaattataaaCTCTTGAAACCTGAGGTTTCTTATACTTAATTTGTATTACTTTATATATTAACTATAACAGCCTCTGTAAactgatctaattttatttaccaaGATATTAAAATAACATAAGAAAGTTTATATTTTTAGAATCTATTAATTTATACAAATTAGTTTAATTGCTACCATTTAATTTATACAAATTTGTACTTTTTTAATCCAGCAAACTGTAGCTTAGAAAAATATGACTACATAGGAGTTAGTTTATATCAAAAAATTCTGTACAAGACCAAATTATTGAAAAATGTCCAAAATGATTGTGGTTgttttttaatccttttgagtgcATTAGAATTGCTTGTATGTTGGTTCACTTAATTTAGATTAAAAGAATCACCTAATTTCATGTTAATAAACAATAAACAGTATGTACATGATTATTGCTTGCTTAGATTTTTCGGCTAGAATTGTACTATTTGAAATAATAATGATTAAGATCAAGGAGAAATTTGTGATATCAAAGAATTTATAACTACTTGATCAGCAACATTTGTCGCAGGATGATGAGCACTTTCATCAGAGTTTGAGATATGGCAGCAAAGATGATGTTAAATGCACTAGAGATTACCTGCAACAGTCAGAAGACGAAAACCACACACATGATATAGATAGCAAGGATAACAAATTACGTGTGAGGTGACACTTCATATCTGCTTTCAGCCATTGGTCCTCTTAGTCTAATTTGAACTTCTAATGTAAATCCTCATTCCCCCATTGTATGATGTTAATGCCTCTCCAGGTATACAGGAAATGATTTGGGTGAAGTACATCAGGTtttcatctcctaaacctatgatgaAAAGAAGATAGCAGAATTAAGTGAAATGACAGTACTGGAAAAATAAAATGATCGGCGAAATCAAAGTTGAAAGAAGTGCAAGAACGATATTCCGAGACAAGCCCAAAGTTCGGAGAAAGTTGAAGGTGAAAGACAACAACTCAAGGCCACAATCTAGACTATTAAAGATGCTGTGAAGGattagtttcttttttttctctgtaTAATTGAAACGAATGCTCTGTACAGGCAAGTGCTTGGATGCAATACTTGGCATATCCAGGGCTCCCAAGGTATGTATAACTTCTAAGCATACAGTGCACATGGATAGCA of the Musa acuminata AAA Group cultivar baxijiao chromosome BXJ3-2, Cavendish_Baxijiao_AAA, whole genome shotgun sequence genome contains:
- the LOC103975792 gene encoding uncharacterized protein LOC103975792 isoform X1, which encodes MFKAARWRATEKNKNKAVFKLQFQATQVPQSGPGTMMVSLGPVDAGRPTARSEKVAVVGGTCNWVNPVYETVKLVRNPTTGKMDDKVYRFLLSATGSSKAGVLGDVTVNLADYAAVFNAASVSLPLKASNTGTILHITIQRIQGDGKAREGNEDGEAMIKRQTRASQSELKLCDFKEGVKAPNDMDCFSFMSDGSYVNTQSQVKFPSSRDIPIRVDSHGSLQKSHSFDTISASDSDTSSGIYATRDNWIKHNNTQSDPTSFFSPLISSDTPKRLITSSGDWSRTSAPDGNADASTRSSGDVVLNETSCDSEDSLKKLRYDIVMLTRKVELSDLELQILRKQIIKECKRGEDLSRELSSLKEERDALKRECESLKLSEKPIKFERNIPTGSQHDGDDLHSLLEKTKQELDHEKNLNVHLRLQLKMMQGSELILAVKDLDTLLEQRNREPLCMKCSKMYLKTETGDELEAMKLGNGLPQLKKYECEQKLHKKVAQNDNEEQYALDELVNIHDDMKVAYSLENKIVDLNNEVEFYMKDHEDLEMQMEQLALDYEILKQENHDITTKLEQIQLREQLRMQYECSTHVAIISDLESHVECLEKELHKQAESFGADIATITDAKVEQEKRAILAEEALREAKWSNSKIVTRLQEEFRSLSAHMSSTFQANEKIVKHVLKETAELRSEKSNLEDLLEKTKKDLVSVQEQFRMKFKQLVDLLYFKSKEADRLLLELKDTQRELENYKMSGVANQKNFVEEIQLKSEMEKVKLEKSLLSEQNKEKEELLVEMDLSRTATEVSEISLQDKNLEIDMLKKEIAVLRKEGNISLEETNELRNIKDEKDTTISVLKSEVANPGVQYSNLKHTLYKNELEKQDLRRSFSNLKGGLLEEQLTTSSDEKNGDNHTASISNDDEHFHQSLRYGSKDDVKCTRDYLQQSEDENHTHDIDSKDNKLRVRYTGNDLGEVHQVFIS
- the LOC103975792 gene encoding uncharacterized protein LOC103975792 isoform X2 encodes the protein MEGDREEQEQSRLQAAIPSDSGWLDEVPQSGPGTMMVSLGPVDAGRPTARSEKVAVVGGTCNWVNPVYETVKLVRNPTTGKMDDKVYRFLLSATGSSKAGVLGDVTVNLADYAAVFNAASVSLPLKASNTGTILHITIQRIQGDGKAREGNEDGEAMIKRQTRASQSELKLCDFKEGVKAPNDMDCFSFMSDGSYVNTQSQVKFPSSRDIPIRVDSHGSLQKSHSFDTISASDSDTSSGIYATRDNWIKHNNTQSDPTSFFSPLISSDTPKRLITSSGDWSRTSAPDGNADASTRSSGDVVLNETSCDSEDSLKKLRYDIVMLTRKVELSDLELQILRKQIIKECKRGEDLSRELSSLKEERDALKRECESLKLSEKPIKFERNIPTGSQHDGDDLHSLLEKTKQELDHEKNLNVHLRLQLKMMQGSELILAVKDLDTLLEQRNREPLCMKCSKMYLKTETGDELEAMKLGNGLPQLKKYECEQKLHKKVAQNDNEEQYALDELVNIHDDMKVAYSLENKIVDLNNEVEFYMKDHEDLEMQMEQLALDYEILKQENHDITTKLEQIQLREQLRMQYECSTHVAIISDLESHVECLEKELHKQAESFGADIATITDAKVEQEKRAILAEEALREAKWSNSKIVTRLQEEFRSLSAHMSSTFQANEKIVKHVLKETAELRSEKSNLEDLLEKTKKDLVSVQEQFRMKFKQLVDLLYFKSKEADRLLLELKDTQRELENYKMSGVANQKNFVEEIQLKSEMEKVKLEKSLLSEQNKEKEELLVEMDLSRTATEVSEISLQDKNLEIDMLKKEIAVLRKEGNISLEETNELRNIKDEKDTTISVLKSEVANPGVQYSNLKHTLYKNELEKQDLRRSFSNLKGGLLEEQLTTSSDEKNGDNHTASISNDDEHFHQSLRYGSKDDVKCTRDYLQQSEDENHTHDIDSKDNKLRVRYTGNDLGEVHQVFIS